One part of the Magallana gigas chromosome 5, xbMagGiga1.1, whole genome shotgun sequence genome encodes these proteins:
- the LOC105327168 gene encoding VWFA and cache domain-containing protein 1, giving the protein MKVRYLLACLFVVKHVIPQNAQEINGDILARELNKVADSVGWSFLQNEYNKLRYLETKPNGDRLVKEIAKKIGGRMAEVDIALKRLKEAVVEDQLSSANVPQDCCVDGEYQENVRFRTHVSEETFCYIRPSYVSGDDISFPTTKVLEAMKANLNVKHLQFQYIGLKTGLFINYPSTRLRDCDSYDPRFRPYFVSSTATIPRDVVVVLEISASMRGDKLFEAKHAALTVMETLGVKDRFGLVVFNDEASTLGGCYGNQVVPVTSTTKKSFRDFLNSQQAQKGADYDVALRKAFALLKGNSSVEAKDRDQILLFVSDGRDNSGTEGNPLEVIRDENEAINNNVVINTYGIGTGINSNEKQLLRNMAEQTLNNNSYGHVKTLRPPPCERSWEPTTNTIVYLYQCPRPTHNLTKPYKDFFTNESVITGCLPFALNGVFHGVVCADILISKLVAEILYLKHGEFTYAFIIDGEERTLVHPLLPDPRDVIAQEQDINNIYNFETSGDVSEVIDSMKKGSNGQKPLDTDILETRGQKYLDGDSKRTMKAVFYWAPIGAPGSNFSLCIVMERNNTVSDIENLNNPISGDFVYHRWDLNRWPAPFCRHFSRYATQAKTTVKLTPDAFKEASLYTGVKETGVRVKQLKDYISGDITTNPGLKTSAIKSIRLTYPMEKLWMTTSKEEAPYLVWRYVMTEDGVQRQYPGVRLTDDYDHKLRPWYHRTIAQKTINVVSAPYEDSWGSGKIISLTRSILKGGTNTGGKAEAVIGTDFSIYFFNQMLEDIYPICADRTRYSCILIDNSGFLVMHPYYIETTSPIEGQIYITYLEGRISRSLIKKKNIMYKQPCRDTGNKKEQFTYRVKLEGADLGGIIDSEDGYELRPVSGSNVFLILKTRRSNDEDKCCHSEYHISPSSIPCGTERCSCLCYKDLSFNECRNEYNRTIPRGVPPCSSQLPTLRSVSTPEEDKTRNLPTCFPTDCACRKTERECFRTSGCSWCTSDKNGKLVNGFCDLKEICPSQQCVKDVCSRKSCGPPECKNPPCDEDPNVVIYASASGGAVVIVILIIIVVCIIRKKKTGGHDDTYLDATHEVTIFNKPMSDCIDYNTAPNCYTSTFSVTSEESVNTNAS; this is encoded by the exons ATGAAAGTCCGTTACCTATTAGCGTGTCTATTTGTGGTGAAACATGTGATTCCACAGAATGCTCAGGAGATCAACGGGGACATTCTGGCCAGAGAGTTAAATAAAGTGGCGGATTCTGTCGGATGGTCATTTCTACAG AATGAGTACAACAAGTTGCGGTACCTGGAGACGAAACCTAATGGGGATAGGCTAGTTAAAGAG ATTGCTAAGAAAATTGGTGGACGAATGGCAGAAGTGGACATTGCTTTAAAAAGGCTAAAGGAAGCTGTAGTGGAAGATCAGCTGTCGTCTGCTAATGTCCCTCAGGACTGCTGTGTAGATGGAGAGTACCAAGAAAACGTCCGCTTCAGAACTCAC GTGTCTGAGGAGACGTTTTGCTACATTAGACCTAGCTATGTGAGTGGAGATGATATCTCATTCCCAACCACCAAAGTACTGGAAGCAATGAAAGCTAACTTGAATGTGAAACATCTACAATTCCAGTATATTGGACTTAAGACCGGTCTATTCATTAACTATCCTTCCACCAGACTGAGAGACTGTGACTCATACGATCCACGTTTTAg GCCCTACTTTGTGTCAAGTACAGCGACAATCCCACGAGATGTCGTTGTGGTTCTGGAAATTTCCGCCTCAATGAGGGGAGATAAACTCTTCGAGGCTAAACATGCTGCCCTAACAGTTATGGAAACGTTGGGTGTAAAAGATAGG TTTGGACTGGTAGTTTTTAATGACGAAGCGAGTACTTTAGGAGGATGCTATGGTAATCAAGTTGTCCCCGTGACTAGTACAACCAAGAAGAGTTTCAGAGACTTCCTCAACTCCCAACAAGCTCAAAAGGGAGCCGACTATGATGTTGCCCTCCGAAAAGCGTTTGCCTTACTTAAGGGAAATTCTAGTGTAGAAGCAAAGGACCGAG ATCAGATCCTTTTGTTTGTAAGTGATGGGAGAGATAACAGTGGCACTGAAGGAAACCCTCTAGAAGTAATACGAGATGAAAACGAGGCGATAAATAACAATGTCGTAATCAACACATATGGTATAGGCACAG GAATAAATAGCAACGAGAAACAACTGTTACGAAACATGGcagaacagactttgaacaaCAATTCATACGGACATGTTAAG ACCTTAAGACCTCCTCCCTGCGAAAGGTCATGGGAACCTACTACAAATACGATAGTGTATCTTTATCAATGTCCCCGACCTACACACAACCTTACAAAACCTTACAAAGACTTCTTCACCAATG aatcaGTCATCACGGGTTGTCTGCCCTTTGCTTTAAATGGAGTTTTTCATGGGGTTGTGTGCGCAGATATTTTGATTAGCAAATTAGTGGCTGAAATTTTGTATCTCAAACACGGAGAGTTTACTTATGCATTCATCATTGATGGTGAGGAGCGGACATTGGTTCATCCACTACTTCCGGATCCTCGTGACGTCATAGCACAAGAACAGGACATAAATAACATCTACAATTTTGAGACTTCCGGTGATGTGTCCGAGGTCATTGATTCCatgaaaaag GGGTCAAACGGACAAAAACCATTAGATACAGATATCCTAGAAACTAGAGGACAAAAATATCTAGACGGCGACTCCAAGCGTACCATGAAAGCTGTTTTCTACTGGGCTCCG ataggTGCACCAGGAAGCAATTTTTCACTTTGCATTGTGATGGAAAGAAACAACACCGTAAGTGATATAGAGAACTTAAATAATCCCATCTCCGGGGACTTTGTTTACCATCGCTGGGATTTGAACCGGTGGCCGGCTCCATTCTGTAGGCATTTTAGTAGATATGCCACACAAG CCAAAACCACAGTAAAGCTGACACCAGACGCTTTCAAGGAGGCATCCTTATACACCGGAGTCAAGGAAACGGGAGTCAGGGTCAAACAGTTGAAAGACTATATATCTGGAGACATCACAACAAACCCAGGcttaaaa ACATCAGCAATTAAATCCATACGGTTAACGTACCCCATGGAAAAGTTGTGGATGACGACGTCAAAGGAAGAGGCTCCGTACTTAGTGTGGCGTTACGTCATGACGGAAGACGGAGTACAAAGACAGTATCCAGGAGTACGACTGACGGATGACTACGATCACAAACTTAGACCATG GTACCATAGAACTATTGCGCAGAAGACAATAAATGTAGTGTCGGCCCCCTATGAAGATTCTTGGGGGTCAGGAAAAATTATCTCTCTTACAAGATCAATATTAAAAGG TGGTACAAATACTGGAGGGAAAGCCGAAGCTGTGATAGGTACAGACttctcaatttattttttcaatcagaTGCTAGAGGACATATATCCAATATGTGCTGATAGGACCAGATACAG TTGTATCCTGATCGACAACAGTGGGTTCCTTGTGATGCACCCTTATTATATAGAAACGACATCCCCGATAGAAGGGCAGATTTACATAACCTACCTG GAGGGAAGGATTTCCCGTTCGctgatcaaaaaaaaaaacataatgtaCAAACAACCGTGTAGAGACACGGGAAACAAAAAGGAACAGTTCACATACAGG GTGAAACTAGAGGGAGCTGATCTTGGTGGAATAATCGATTCAGAGGATGGATATGAACTACGTCCGGTGTCCGGCTCAAACGTGTTCCTTATATTAAAAACGAGACGTTCGAACGATGAGGACAAATGTTGTCACTCAGAG tACCACATATCACCTAGTTCTATACCGTGTGGTACGGAGAGATGTTCATGTCTGTGTTACAAAGATCTTTCTTTCAACGAATGCAGAAATGAATACAACAGAAC CATTCCAAGGGGCGTTCCTCCGTGTAGTTCCCAGTTACCGACCTTGAGGTCCGTTAGTACACCGGAAGAAGATAAAACTAGGAATCTACCAACGTGCTTTCCTACCGACTGTGCATGTCGAAAAACTGAAAG GGAGTGTTTCCGTACATCAGGCTGTTCCTGGTGTACGAGTGATAAAAATGGAAAACTTGTCAACGGATTTTGTGACCTGAAGGAAATATGCCCATCCCAGCAGTGTGTAAAGGATG TGTGCAGTAGAAAGAGCTGTGGGCCGCCTGAATGCAAGAATCCACCGTGTGATGAGGATCCCAATGTAGTTATATATGCAAGTGCATCAGGAGGTGCGGTAGTGattgttattttgataattatcgTCGTTTGCATCATTCGAAAAAAGAAGACAGGTGGACACGACGACACATACCTTGACGCTACCCACGAAGTCACTATTTTCAACAAGCCCATGTCAGATTGTATTGACTACAACACTGCTCCAAACTGCTACACGTCCACGTTCAGCGTTACGTCCGAGGAAAGCGTTAACACAAATGCCAGTTAG
- the LOC105327195 gene encoding uncharacterized protein: MEEQRLYRSLAMEILREEKDMYRPYLPDPKAETATSPRSTSDSGLEDPSISPASSCTDYKSDVESSLSLPQSEASAFSKIQKLSLNAESRYPFPPTAMPIMFPNSGLGYFPTFPMSPWIPADTLSKGFPSMSAMTSRSDVGPREVPPEDVFYRVDPRVPFTNYFMNLTKLLKKDEKSSEASHKDCDRYDTLSREESDCHSDEEEMTPKEEDENERQTSTNQTDDLKSPTPHSARNPDYRNMSALMTNPALLCLSQMHPYPSKVPSAESLPHLSSAQTSMIQLMSGMSAPSAALIHPAFLHMSALGQKRLNQEKPPPVKKYKCDVCGKAFSRSNTLVTHKRIHTGDKPFKCEICGRAFRQPGNLTRHRLTHTTVKPYVCPTCNKAFNRASNLHTHMRTHTNYRPFICPYCGKGFHQKIDMKIHCYTHTGERPHRCDICGKGFTLASTLNTHRRIHAEQRGFTLMEGEISPGGSGHTAPSATQVSS, from the exons ATGGAGGAGCAAAGACTGTACAGAAGTCTAGCCATGGAG ATTTTGAGGGAGGAAAAAGACATGTACAGACCGTATCTCCCCGACCCTAAGGCCGAGACGGCCACCTCCCCACGCAGTACATCAG ACTCCGGACTAGAGGATCCCTCCATCAGCCCCGCCTCCAGTTGCACGGATTACAAATCTGACGTGGAATCCTCTCTATCTCTGCCGCAGTCAGAAGCATCGGCTTTCAGCAAAATTCAGAAACTCTCGCTTAATGCGGAATCCAGATATCCTTTCCCTCCAACTGCAATGCCAATAATGTTCCCGAATTCCGGACTCGGGTATTTCCCGACATTCCCAATGTCACCGTGGATACCAGCTGACACCCTGTCGAAAGGGTTCCCATCCATGTCTGCAATGACGTCACGATCTGATGTCGGACCGCGCGAGGTTCCTCCGGAAGATGTATTTTACCGCGTGGACCCAAGGGTGCCCTTTACAAACTATTTCATGAACTTAACCAAACTTCTGAAAAAAGACGAAAAGAGTTCCGAGGCGAGTCACAAAGACTGTGACCGCTATGATACACTGTCTCGGGAGGAATCCGACTGTCACTCCGACGAAGAGGAAATGACCCCCAAGGAAGAGGACGAAAACGAGCGCCAAACCTCCACAAATCAGACCGACGATTTGAAATCCCCAACCCCCCACTCGGCCAGGAACCCTGACTATAGAAACATGTCGGCTCTGATGACGAACCCGGCCTTGCTATGTCTGTCACAGATGCACCCGTACCCCTCTAAAGTCCCGTCAGCGGAATCCCTGCCCCATCTATCTAGTGCCCAGACCTCCATGATCCAGTTGATGAGCGGTATGTCCGCCCCCTCGGCGGCCTTGATCCACCCCGCGTTCCTCCACATGTCTGCCCTGGGACAGAAACGACTGAACCAAGAGAAGCCCCCGCCCGTCAAGAAGTACAAGTGTGACGTATGTGGCAAGGCTTTCTCCAGAAGCAACACCCTAGTCACCCACAAA CGCATCCACACGGGGGACAAGCCGTTCAAGTGTGAGATCTGCGGGCGCGCCTTCCGTCAGCCTGGGAATCTGACCCGGCACCGCCTGACCCACACCACAGTCAAACCCTATGTCTGTCCCACCTGTAACAAGGCCTTCAACCGCGCCTCCAACCTACACACGCACATGCGCACTCACACCAACTATCGGCCCTTCATTTGTCCGTACTGTGGGAAGGGGTTCCACCAAAAGATCGACATGAAGATCCACTGTTACACACACACAG GAGAGCGACCTCACCGCTGCGACATCTGTGGGAAGGGATTCACTCTGGCCAGCACCCTCAACACGCACCGCCGCATTCACGCCGAGCAGAGGGGCTTCACCCTAATGGAGGGAGAAATCTCGCCCGGGGGCAGCGGCCACACCGCCCCGAGCGCTACACAGGTCAGCTCCTAG